The genomic interval TTAGAGACGGTAACCCGGTGTGAGATAAGCCCCGCAGAGCCACCAGGACACACCGACCCCATCAGAACAAAGCTGTTTACCAGCCCAACTAAGCTCCTGCTAGGCAGAAGTGAAAGCTGTACTTCTGGGTTGGGCTCCATAGACCCTCCATGGTATCTTCCAGAAAGGCTCGCCCCGAACAGCCCCTCCTGCTAAGGGCTCATTAGCGCGGCTAACTGACGGTACCGAAGCTACTCGGGCCGGTTATCGCTCGTGTAAGTGATCCGTTCAACGTATATTCTCTCTGAGGCTGATTATGAAGCCACTGTTCCCCCTCTGAGGGCTCCGATAATGTAGTACGCTGACGGAAGGGCGCTCACTAAACACTGCGGAGGCTGTCAGGCTGTTTGAACATCGCTGGGGGGCTGAAGCCCCTCACTGCGgccagagacacacacagacagacccCCCGGCTCAGCCGCACCAGCAGCGCTCTCACTCTGCTCAGGACAGCCAGCGGCGGGCCTGCACTTGTTTACCTTCTTGTCAATGCGGACGGTGAAGACATCCCGGTCCCTCAGGGGCTCCTTGCTGAGCACCAGGCCGTGGTTGAACTCCTGGACGGGCTGGTTGCGCCGGGCTGTTCGGTTCGAGTTGGACAGGCCGATCAGCTTTCCGCTCCGCGGATGCAGCTCCGCCGCCATCTTCAGGGGGCGGCCAGGATTCACGACACCTCGGCTTTGCGACAGCACCCTTATCTTAGCGGCAGTGTAGTTGTCATGACAATGCTGTTTTCATCAACTGAGCTGTCAACAGTGCCGTATATAAAGAAATGGCTCTGGTAATCGAGGGCATAttaaatatacacatatattttgttaaataaatatttatatctgtgGCCTTTTTAACtaagtaaaacatgtttctatGTTTTCgacatttaattgaaatataTAATGCGCGCATTTTTAAACCCGGAAATTATGAAGTAATTTCATAATCCTGTTGGCTGTCTTTGCACAGTTTTGTgttcacattcatttaaaagcaatgagtgcttttaaatgaatgtgaacACAAGATTATTTGTGCACAGTTGTGCACAAATAATCTTGTGTGCACATTTTTCATGCAATTATAAGCATTGTACTTAAAGAGTTTATCTCACATTGTGTTCAATGTCCTTTAATCCAGCCTAATAAGGCACATCTATTAAAGTTAGTGGGAAACACTAAGTGATCGGTCAACATTAGGATATTGCAGGTGTAAGTTTTTGACACTTATCGTTCGCAGAGTTGTCTGTACAAACTAAATCTACAACTGAAACACAGAGGCTCTTAAACTGTTAATACAAATGATCACCCCAGTAATATAAAGTGCTATCTTCATGacataatttaatctttttggaTAGTTCTGTGCGATTATTCATGGACATGGTGCGATTATTCACTCCATATTACTaagtagaaacatttctttgaagAAGTGTAAAGGATGACAcctcatttttaatttacttttagaCATAGCTTTTGAATAAaaggggattttattttggtaacatTTTATAACCTGTTGTTTTAGTTTCAATCAAATCCATTTTACTATATTTCAGTAAACACAATCTACTTTAAATGTAGTCAACTAAAACATGACGTAAAAAGAATTAAccctttatttttccatttaggTAAATAATTATTCTAAGATGGGTGAATACCCAAATTCTATCAAATCGGCTAGAATTagatctgatttaatttcatatCCATCCACTATTTTCATTTAGTCTTTATTGTTTAAAGGAAATGTCGTCACTCTTGCCACATGGTCATGATGTAGGTGTgttaatttagtttttgcttcatttttgtctttgagagaaaacattgtgaaaattcttaatatttttcattagcAGAATGAAAAATGTCTCACTAAATGAGACTATTTAGTGACAAAAACGTCCCCAGAATTTATAACTGAGTTAGAAAATACAAGGTTTctcacctctgacctcagaAACCAATGTGACTTCCTTGTAAGTAAAACTTAGAGACATTTGAAGTAAAAATTGTTTAGTTATAGTTATGATGATTTATATCttgttaaaaatttttttttacagacttgCAGAAATGTACTACCACTAGAGGAGAGAAAAGCTGTTTCAGCTTGcattgctaaaaataattagaataacTGGAACTGGTTGGTTTGGTGCCATCCTGCGGTTCAAGTTCAGAGGAGATTAATGCAGAATAAGAAACAGCGACTTGTTCCTAGTTCACTGTTGTCAAATTAACCACATAACGTTTTTATTGTTAGCAATTAATACAAAAGTATCTTTACTACCACAGAAGGCAGCGTGCATAAAAACTTGGCCCTGTGTAAATCTGGCATGTTTTTCTCCCAACTGGGTTCAACCACTGTGTTTGATTAGCCATGACTAAAActctgtttaggttttttttctgtctgttttctattttttaatgaaaaataaagttgttgttttttgggggtttttgcAGGCCTAATAGCTGCAGgtaaatgttaaaacataaagaacaaaaacatccaactttgtgacaaacatggtgttttcttttatttactacACATTTCTTATTATCTCAGGGCATTTTTTTAACTCTTCATGTTGCTCAGTCAGTGACGTAGATCTTACGTTGACATTGCCTTCATTTGACCATTAGAGGGCGCAACATAATCACCCAATCATTCATCCTTGGCTCTTATTCTGAAATCAAAAACACATCTGCATCATTTTTGCGTCGTTTAGCCTTAAATCCACCAGCACAATTATTATTCACTATTGATCCTTTAAAGGAgaatcatgttttattcacaacCTCACATCCAGGTGATTTGTACCACGATCAGAAAAACTCTCATGTCTGAGATGCAATAaatcacagataaaaaaaaataaaaagagaagaaagaaaacacttgattccttttaaatttattgaagaTTTAAATGATAATTATTTAGATGCACATTAAAGTTAATTGGTGAGAGAACGGAGTTATGCATGATAAAACCTCAGCGCTCTGAATGTTGTGTAGtggaaaaatactgaaaaatgttGTGGACAGGTTATAAAACAACCAGCTCCTGAGACTGGATGACACACAGAACAGCAAGAAGTCGTGCACAGATCATTTGTGAATTGCTCTTGCAACTGCAAAGTATTTGCTGCACGTAAATTTCTCTAGGAACCACTTTTGGATaccttttgtactttttattcctttttctaAATCATGCCCAATGAGATCAATTTTACTTATGACCTCTTAAATGTTTGCGTTATTGCTTACATCAAACTATGACGTACTTtatatttaagaatttttttatttgcttttttgttttggctctTCACTTTTCGTTGTGCCACATGACATACATAACTTCTTAAACATCGCGCATCTCTTCGTAGCCGCACATTGTTTCTCATTTACATACtttttgtctgttatttttgattcatATTTAGACatatcagttattttttttagcgGTTAATCACACTGTTATGGAAGCGATTATCAATCATCTCATTTTTATGAACTACAGACACCTGAAGTCCTTAACAGCCAACATCCTGTCCTCCTGCAGCCCCATGGATGATTTCTACACCGGGCAGCTGTGTGAAGAAGCTGACATGTCTTTGATAGCTGAATCCAGGTCCAAATCCTTCTGTTGGATTTTGATCTTCTCCAGACAGCCTCTGAGGAAATTGGAGCCAACCATATCTTTAACGCCACCTGGGGAGTGAAAAATGGAAAGAACGCATTTACAGTGGACTtctgttaattgtttttttctccttttctggcTTCAACATCACCGACTCACAGATTGTTTTACTCTGTTCTCTCTTTGTGAAGAGTGAAACAGGGCTTTAAggatgtaaagaaataaaagtacacACCTAGAAGACCTCCAATGGCGAGACGCCCCTCTCTCAGCTCCGTCAGATATTCGGGGGCATCATAAGTATACATCTCTGCATTTGCTTCATCTAAAAATGTAACCGCTTTCACCACATTCTCAAAAAAAGTAATCCTCAGCTGCTTCATAGCGTTTGtcagaatgtgtttttgcttcCTGATGGTGAAATGAATCTCCTGCAACCCAGAAACAGAGACACGGAAATCCATTTTTGTTACAGATATATTCAGAAATCACTGAGAAATATATTCACGCACGTTCGTGTTATTATTGGCTTCCACGACTGCCAGCAGCTCTCCTTGTGAGGACATCATGCTCAGAATGGTTCCCTCCATCTGCGTGAAGTCCCCCCAAAATTCAACTCTGAAGCCAAGATCTTTGATCGCTTGGAAAACTACAAACAAGCGGGAAAATCACACTTCAGACACAATCGTCACTGACTGTCAGCACATATTTCCACCTAACATCTGGTGTTGAGCGCAAATATCCAGACTAAGCTGAGCATGTCAGCACATGAGTGGGTGTTTAAGCTCATCTGCATCTTATATAATTCAGTGCGGCGTCACCACCTGAGGTGTTGAAAATGGTGAATCCTTCGCCAGCGAAAAAGCTGCCAGGTCGGATGTTCTGATGGCAGAGCCAGAGCTCGTCGGCGTCCGCCTCCCAGGGCATGCTGAGGTTTAGCCAGTGGCCTTTGCGCACGCAGCCGTCCATCTGCGGCTCAAACTGTAGATAAACAGTCAACAGGGCCTTCAGGGGAGCGCAGTGCCTTTGTCACATTACGACAAACTTCAGTAAAAActtcagaagtaaaaaaaaaaacaaaaacaaaaacatggtcttcatttttagcttactctgaaaagtgtggtctGCATTTATATTTCATCCCCTTTATTCTACAGCCCTTAAAAAACCCGAAATGCAAACACTCCAGAAGTCATCAGAAGTCATCTAGTAGTAGATAGACTCCATcggtgtgtaatttaatctcagtatgaaTCCGAATGTTCTGTGAAAACCTCCCAGGTCTATTTGCTGAGCAAACAGACCAAAATCATGGAGACTAAAGAGCGGACAGATCAGAGAGGAAGTCCTGGGGAACTTTAAATGCActttggttttttaaaaaaaaacatccccagGCTTGAACAGATCACTGTTTAATCTATGATCCAACAAGTGAATCAGTCTGGCACAAATGCAAATCTACCAGAACAGAGGAGATTCTTCTTATGGGTACAACTGTCCAAAATATCGTTTTTATATTGATCTTGTGTTGCAAGCGAatatcatcaaaattacaagaaataaagcCTTGAAATTTTTCACTCTGAGTGTAATGAATCTACATATTATATGAGTTTTAATTCCTCAGATGAGTGTGAAAAATATTGACCATTTCTGCAGTATTGCATTGTACCTGTACAGTTATTTGCATGGTTTCCACTACGCTTACTAATGTGTTAGAATAGCCAAAGTCCCGACctacataaaaatttaaaatctcttccaTTTCTTCAGAACAGATGCTGACAGAACTTATAGTAGCTTACAAAAGGGAATTAACAAAAACTTCAGTCTCTACATGTTTAAAGCTGGAAGAAACATGACCCAAAGGACTTGTGGGTGTAATTGTAACTAAAGCCAACTCAACAAAATACTGACCCAAAAGGGTTGAATACAAATTCAGGCAACAGTTTCCAGAATGTATTTGTAAGAAAAGATAGAGACTCATCTTCGAACtccaaaacatttggaaaacacTGTTTAATAGTCAAAAGACATTAAGAAATGTCCAGGAATCTTTTTATGATTGCTTGTGAAGACCCTACTGTTTAGGCTTGAACATTAAATAAGTCCGACTAGTaattccagtaaaaaaaaaccccaaaaaaccccAACCATGACCAGGTGAAATAAGCTTTCTTGACTAGTGAATAGTTTCAGGGCGATAAATATAAACTACCTCAACAATCAACTTGTCCTTGCTGGTCAGGATCCCACCCAGGGCCAATCGAAGTTGCCCGGAAATGACCTCCTTTGTCTGTTTGGAGTGCATTCCCACCACCAGTCCAGGCAGGCCGTCCACCTCCAGAATGACAAACTTTCCCCGGTTGCTCACATCCAACTTCGACGAAAGAGAAAGTCATGAACTGATCCCCGTATCGAAAACCTTACTGTATCTTACTGGAAGCTCACCGTGTGCCACTTCCCGTCGTTGAGCTTTGGACCCCCTGTCACGCTGACTTGTACATCTTCTTTGCTGATCTGCATGAGGGGGAACCCTTCTTTCAGGGACAAAACAAACCAGTCCTCTCCATTTTTGGTGTCTCCGTAGAAAATCGCTCCTTCGGGGTCAAAGGTCCGGAACTGAAAGGTGGACTTGATGCTGCGCGATGCGGATAAAGGAGAAACATGGCTGCCTAATTCAAACGTCATAGTTGTGTTTAAGAGTCTGAGGGACGGGTTTTAAATCTCCTCATAATAGCGTGACAGAGTCCTGCTCACCTGCGGATCTCGGTGAGGTTGGCTGTGGTGCGGATCAGCGGCCTCCAGGGGTTTCTCTCCTGGCCGAGGTAGATGATTGAATCCCCAGATACCTTTTTCTAGAAGGCACAGGCGTGATGATAAGGCTCTTGGCTCAATTAACACTAATGCATTCGCTCTGTTTCTGCACCGTCAATGTTCATTGTGTTTTCCAATCAGATATGCTGATCGATCAGAGGTTAAAAGCCCGTCGATCAAACCCAATACATAATTACTCCGTAACAAAAGACGGAAGGGCGATTTCTTAATAATGCCCCGTAATGCGGTGCCGAATCAATGTCGATGCCATTTATACACACAGGTGAATTGAAATAGTGAAACTCAAAAAGAAAGACGACAAAGACAGCAAAACCAAACTAATCATTTGATTAATTACttcaaatagaaatatttgcataaaaatatctGGAGATTGGatttattaaatgatttattcttGGTGTCGGTAAGAAAAATTAttcttaagaataaaaatgtgttagcATCTTTTAGAAAAAGGGAATTGTGTTTGGAAGACataataaatacttttccaaaCCGATTATTATTATGCtactttcaaatttaaaagtcTTTCTATGTGCATCTATCTATGTCTCTGTATTTCAGCTAAAATTATTTGGCCTtggtttagtaaaaaaaaacaaaaaacgaaggTTCAGCCCCTTAATGGACCTCATGGACCCACTGACTTGTCTTCGAGTCAATGGGTCCATCAGGTTACCCGTGTCCTCATGACAGTTAAGGGGTTTTAAAGTCAagaacaaacacatacacataaGCTTGTCAAAAATCTCTACATTTGCACCTATAAGAATATCATACAATATcttgatagtttttttttcttctcattttttgATGTAAATTGAACAAGTTGCCTTTTTTGAGTGCACTGTTGACCAAAGTCCTAAGTAAACAATTGTCTGGCTTTGTTTAACTAGGATGTAGTATATAGtaaattaaagtatttcagGCCCGTATGGACCGGCT from Gambusia affinis linkage group LG18, SWU_Gaff_1.0, whole genome shotgun sequence carries:
- the shbg gene encoding sex hormone-binding globulin is translated as MVAAEALPPEDRSPALTALRLPSGPRDSVPTLTYAPLTHAVAISPLFIPRESSRVPRPPWGFRECMLGGLGGRRMAVFWKAVAGGLLLAVCLTGWRVDGQGNGKKKVSGDSIIYLGQERNPWRPLIRTTANLTEIRSIKSTFQFRTFDPEGAIFYGDTKNGEDWFVLSLKEGFPLMQISKEDVQVSVTGGPKLNDGKWHTLDVSNRGKFVILEVDGLPGLVVGMHSKQTKEVISGQLRLALGGILTSKDKLIVEFEPQMDGCVRKGHWLNLSMPWEADADELWLCHQNIRPGSFFAGEGFTIFNTSVFQAIKDLGFRVEFWGDFTQMEGTILSMMSSQGELLAVVEANNNTNEIHFTIRKQKHILTNAMKQLRITFFENVVKAVTFLDEANAEMYTYDAPEYLTELREGRLAIGGLLGGVKDMVGSNFLRGCLEKIKIQQKDLDLDSAIKDMSASSHSCPV